One window of Mauremys mutica isolate MM-2020 ecotype Southern chromosome 6, ASM2049712v1, whole genome shotgun sequence genomic DNA carries:
- the HEMGN gene encoding hemogen isoform X7 — protein MHSCAGITMTVRMLGALTALFLLLAQCGAGPREGGVPRAPACEHAALAPACPLNYSPVCGTDGNSYSNECMLCARRRITKQDIQIVKNEIC, from the exons ATGCACAGCTGTGCTGGAATCACCATGACTGTCCGAATGCTGGGGGCCCTCACGGCTTTGTTCCTTCTCCTTGCTCAGTGTG gggcagggcctcgggaagGAGGGGTTCCGAGAGCG CCGGCATGTGAGCACGCTGCCCTGGCACCAGCGTGCCCCTTGAATTACAGTCCTGTCTGCGGGACTGATGGCAACAGCTACAGCAATGAGTGCATGCTCTGCGCGAGGCGAAG AATAACCAAGCAAGATATCCAGATTGTGAAGAATGAAATATGTTAA